In Eschrichtius robustus isolate mEscRob2 chromosome 11, mEscRob2.pri, whole genome shotgun sequence, the following proteins share a genomic window:
- the MDK gene encoding midkine isoform X2 yields MQRRGFLLLSLLALLALTSAVAKKKDKVKKGGPGSECAEWTWGPCTPSSKDCGVGFREGTCGAQTQRIRCRVPCNWKKEFGADCKYKFESWGACDGGTGTKARQGTLKKARYNAQCQETIRVTKPCTPKTKAKAKAKKGKGKD; encoded by the exons ATGCAGCGCCGaggcttcctcctcctctccctcctcgccCTGCTGGCGCTCACCTCCGCGGTGGCCAAAAAGAAAG ACAAAGTGAAGAAGGGAGGCCCGGGGAGCGAGTGCGCGGAGTGGACCTGGGGTCCCTGCACCCCCAGCAGCAAGGACTGCGGCGTGGGTTTCCGCGAGGGCACCTGCGGGGCCCAGACGCAACGCATCCGGTGCCGGGTGCCCTGTAACTGGAAGAAGGAGTTTGGAG CCGACTGCAAGTACAAGTTTGAGAGCTGGGGGGCATGTGATGGGGGCACAGGCACCAAAGCCCGCCAAGGCACCCTGAAGAAGGCGCGGTACAATGCCCAGTGCCAGGAGACCATCCGTGTGACCAAGCCCTGCACCCCCAAGACCAAAGCCAAGGCCAAAG ccaagaaagggaagggaaaggactaG
- the MDK gene encoding midkine isoform X1: protein MQRRGFLLLSLLALLALTSAVAKKKDKVKKGGPGSECAEWTWGPCTPSSKDCGVGFREGTCGAQTQRIRCRVPCNWKKEFGADCKYKFESWGACDGGTGTKARQGTLKKARYNAQCQETIRVTKPCTPKTKAKAKASFLTHSSPGGQQGRGESAHFSAKKGKGKD from the exons ATGCAGCGCCGaggcttcctcctcctctccctcctcgccCTGCTGGCGCTCACCTCCGCGGTGGCCAAAAAGAAAG ACAAAGTGAAGAAGGGAGGCCCGGGGAGCGAGTGCGCGGAGTGGACCTGGGGTCCCTGCACCCCCAGCAGCAAGGACTGCGGCGTGGGTTTCCGCGAGGGCACCTGCGGGGCCCAGACGCAACGCATCCGGTGCCGGGTGCCCTGTAACTGGAAGAAGGAGTTTGGAG CCGACTGCAAGTACAAGTTTGAGAGCTGGGGGGCATGTGATGGGGGCACAGGCACCAAAGCCCGCCAAGGCACCCTGAAGAAGGCGCGGTACAATGCCCAGTGCCAGGAGACCATCCGTGTGACCAAGCCCTGCACCCCCAAGACCAAAGCCAAGGCCAAAG CTTCATTCCTGACTCACAGCAGCCCTGGAGGCCAACAGGGCAGAGGGGAATCTGCCCACTTCTCAG ccaagaaagggaagggaaaggactaG